The following proteins are encoded in a genomic region of Thalassophryne amazonica chromosome 5, fThaAma1.1, whole genome shotgun sequence:
- the htr1aa gene encoding 5-hydroxytryptamine (serotonin) receptor 1A a, protein MDFVTSGNDSNATSGVSDGTDVVVEWAGGENGTSSGSVPDLGLCYQIITSLLLGALILCSIFGNACVVAAIALERSLQNVANYLIGSLAVTDLMVSILVLPMAALYQVLNKWTLGQEICDLFISLDVLCCTSSILHLCAIALDRYWAITDPIDYVNKRTPRRAALLISVTWLIGFSISIPPMLGWRSAEDRANPDACMISQDPGYTIYSTFGAFYIPLVLMLVLYGRIFRAARFRIRKTVKKTEKIKVSHSCFTFSPAVFRKKTGGESGWTRREEPKANSPCVNGALKHVEEGESLEIIEITSNSKTHLPLPNTPQSSSQGYETINERKSGAKKKIALARERKTVKTLGIIMGTFIFCWLPFFIVALVLPFCAESCYMPEWLGAVINWLGYSNSLLNPIIYAYFNKDFQNAFKKILKCKFHRA, encoded by the coding sequence ATGGATTTTGTGACAAGCGGCAACGACAGCAACGCGACCAGCGGTGTCTCTGATGGCACGGACGTGGTTGTAGAGTGGGCTGGGGGTGAGAATGGCACATCGTCTGGGTCTGTGCCAGACCTGGGGCTGTGTTATCAGATTATCACCTCTTTGCTCCTGGGGGCCCTCATACTGTGCTCCATATTTGGAAATGCGTGCGTCGTGGCGGCCATCGCCTTGGAGAGATCTCTCCAGAATGTAGCCAACTATCTGATCGGGTCCCTGGCTGTGACGGACCTCATGGTGTCGATTCTGGTTCTGCCGATGGCGGCCCTCTACCAGGTTCTGAACAAGTGGACACTGGGGCAGGAGATCTGCGACCTGTTCATCTCTTTGGATGTACTGTGTTGCACATCATCCATCCTGCATCTGTGCGCAATTGCCTTGGACAGGTACTGGGCCATAACAGACCCAATTGACTACGTAAATAAACGGACGCCAAGGCGAGCTGCGCTCTTGATTAGCGTGACTTGGTTAATCGGTTTCTCCATCTCTATCCCACCTATGTTAGGCTGGAGAAGCGCAGAAGACAGAGCGAACCCCGACGCATGCATGATCAGCCAGGACCCGGGTTACACCATCTACTCCACATTTGGGGCTTTTTACATCCCTCTTGTCCTCATGTTGGTTCTGTACGGGCGGATATTCAGGGCTGCTCGCTTTCGGATTCGAAAGACGGtcaaaaaaactgagaaaataaaGGTGTCGCACAGCTGCTTTACTTTCTCTCCAGCGGTTTTCCGCAAGAAAACCGGCGGAGAGTCCGGTTGGACGCGAAGAGAGGAGCCTAAAGCCAACTCTCCGTGCGTAAACGGCGCGCTGAAGCATGTAGAGGAAGGGGAATCACTGGAGATCATAGAAATTACCAGCAATTCAAAAACCCACCTGCCTCTGCCCAACACCCCTCAGTCCTCCTCTCAGGGCTACGAAACCATAAACGAAAGGAAGTCTGGAGCCAAGAAGAAAATCGCGCTGGCCAGGGAGCGCAAAACGGTCAAAACATTGGGGATCATCATGGGAACTTTCATCTTCTGCTGGCTGCCCTTTTTCATCGTGGCACTAGTGCTGCCTTTCTGCGCAGAGAGCTGCTACATGCCCGAGTGGCTGGGCGCAGTCATAAACTGGCTGGGCTACTCCAACTCTCTCCTTAACCCCATCATATACGCTTACTTCAACAAAGACTTCCAAAATGCTTTCAAGAAGATTTTAAAATGCAAATTCCACAGAGCTTAA